Part of the Arvicanthis niloticus isolate mArvNil1 chromosome 2, mArvNil1.pat.X, whole genome shotgun sequence genome, TGGAGTCTATGAAGGGAACTTCACATTTCATCTGGTACTGCCACTGCCTGCTGTATCGACCTGGGCCATCTTCTCAGCAGGAGGCCAGCAGGGGGACAAGACACAGAGCTTCCCTAAGGCTCTTTCCCTCCAAAACCACTGTGAACTCTTATTCTGCAGACTGCTTGGCAAGCCCTGCTTCTAGGTGTGTGTGAGGTAATCAAGAGAAAGCTTCGTGGCATCTGTAGGCTGCTCACAACATGGAGGTACCATGTGCTGCTCTTGGCTGCTTGGCACAGGCAGGTCAGAGCAGGAGAAAATACTGTCTCCACAGCCTCCCCCGCTGCCCAGCAGTCTCTTTTACTTGACATCAGAGGTCAGCAGTTGTACTGCTAGAAGCCTGGGAAGGAGGAGTGTCAGTCAGGATGTGTTCTATTCTATACCCACAGTGACCACCTGCTTCGTTTACAGGGTTAGGACATATCTGAGTAAGGCCTGAGCTTGCTGCCAAATTGGAAGTTGGCACCAAATGAAGAGCTGGTATGAGAGCTGAAGCCTAAAGTGGTTCATTTGAGACAATCTGCAAGGACTGTTGTGGTTTGGGGAACATTGGAAGAAGAGTCTGTACCTTGGAGATCTATTTGAGGGTTTACTGAAGAAGAGTCTTTGTAAATGCCCTTTCTATGGGTCAGATATCAAAACACCAGCAACTTTGGATAGAATCTGATCTTACACTGAGACCTTGATCAGGCGTTTTATGCCTTGCAGAACCTAGGCTGGTTTCTGTCTCAGAGAGACCTGGCCTTAACCATCTTTCTGAGGAGACCAGGGTTCTTCCTATGACACTTGTGCAGGAGCCATCAGCTCTAGTGCTTTCCTGGTAATGCTAGAAACGTTGTGAATTTGTATATCTCAATGTATTTAAGCAACAAGTGTCATTTCTGTGCATGCAGCTAGCCCTGAACCTGCCTCTGTGGTAATGAAGGCGTGTTCATAATAAATACTTACCCAGTGACCAGTACTGTCCACAAAATAAGTGTTTTTGACTCCAGCTACATAAGAGTAACTTCCTGGGTATTAATATGCACTGGAATGAGGCATAGGACCAGGGCGATGGGCTTTTAGTTCCGCCCTTAGGGAGCCTCTTGATTTATGGGAGGGAAACTAGTTTCTGGGTTGCACAGGCTGCTGCCTTTCCTTCTCACAAGACAGTGACtatcttctctccccaccctcagggACAGTGGGTAGACACCTTTCTTCACAGCTTTTCTTTGTAGACTCTCACCATTTGAGCAAATCTAATGGAGTTATGGTGATAACAGAGCAGAGAACCCTATGCTATTGAGATCTACCTGCTGGCTCTTGTCTGTGTAGGCCCAATCTGGCTCCAGTTGACCCTCAGGCAGATGGTCCTTGTCAGGTGGGCTTTGAAGAGGGTCTTATGTGCCAAACAAAGGCCTTGCTTCCACTACAGGGCGGGTGAGCCAATGCTTGGTTTTATACAAGTTTTAATGccactggcctttttttttttttttttttttttgtctagcaGTTTATAAGCAATAGATATGAATGTCTCACAGGATTAAAAAATGCAGTTCATGCAGGTGTGGTGGAGTGGATTCTATGAGATTATGTTTTTGTTGCCTTTATAGAAAGATGACTTCAGAGTTGTATATGTCACATTAATAGTAATAGTGAGGTGGTAGGGTTTCAACCTCATGACTTATTCCCATAGCAAAGTCACCTCCTAACACCATCACATTGGGGGATAGGatttcaaagtgtgtgtgtgtgtgtgtgtgtgtacacaaacacactAGTAGTTCTTAACAAACACATTGGTTTCTAATAGAAATTCAGCATCAAGGGAAAATTTCCCTCCCTGATGAAATTATAGTCCCTAGGAGATTGTATGCTCCTGACAGGTGGTGGAGTTCTGGGCTGCTGACCCTGGACAGTGTCTTCAAGGAGGTTAGCCATCAGGGGAGGAGCCTGAGAGATGAATATACCTCCCTGGCTCTCCAGGGCTATgtcccttccccattctctccccTTCTGTCTAACACAGCCTCACCCCTAGCTGTTTTTGTTCACTGTCAGGCTTGATCAAGTCTAGTTTTTCTGAATCTGAGTCTCCTTCTCTGTGCAAAGGGAATCGTGTAGGCTTCCTCTTGGGGTTATGTGAAGGGTAGGATGTATGTGATCAGGTAGGGCCCAGAAAAGCCTCAGAAAAGGCTTTTTACCTCAGAAAAGCCAGGCTTCATCAGCTGCTTTGGACGCTTTCCACCAGAGGGCACTGTAGCCCCAATGTAGGCCCAGCCAAGGTACCTAAGTGAGATTCAGGTACTTAAGTAGGGTTAGGATATCCTTGGCAGCAGGAGCCAGAGTATAGGGGTTTTGTGGAGTAAGTCAGACTCCTGAGTTCATGGAAAACAAAGCTAGTTCTAACACGATCCTGGTGAGAAGCACCCTTGGTCTAGCTGGCTAGCCTTGGGGAGTGACAAGAGAGGCAGGCCATTCCCTTTGCTGGGCTGTGGGTGAGAATAAAGGTCTGTATAAGTACCACTTACTAAATGATTTTGCCACTAGAGCATCAAAGGGAACAAGGGTTTGGAATCTTCAGAGGAAATTTGGCTGATACCTCCTCTGTTGTGGTCAGCTCTGACAAACTAGAGCCAGCTGAGAGGCTATCCCCAAGGGTGCCTGACTCTTTCACAACCTGGTCCATTCACCAATGTGTTCCCCTCCTGGTCTTCATACCCACTCATCTTCCACTcactctgttctttcttcacaCATTCTTCACCCAGTGCACCTGCTTTTACCACTGTCTGTGCCCTGAACACAGTTCTGGAAAGCAAGATGTTTTGCTGCATCTGTTTATAAGGGGCTCTTGTCCTGAAGGGGTTCTCTTACTCGGGAGCAGTGTGTACTAATTAGGCTTTGCTGAAGTATAACTGTATAGTGAAGCAGGCACAGCTTGATCTCAGCAGAGCTGTGGTGTGGGTGGTGGTTTAAAAAGTGCCCATGGAATGGCTGTCTTCAACCATTCCTCTCTAATATTCAGCCTGTGTCAGGGCTGAGAGTGGATTCGGAGACTAGATCACAGGGCTGTTTGCCCAGTTTTCCTCTTGACTTTCTGATCCCCTGGTTCCTGTGAGAGTGCTCCAGAAGCTTGTAGAACATTCATGCCTTGCCAGCAGCTGTGGGAGCAGGACTTCTTGAAAGAGATTCCACCCATTGTCTAGTCTCTAAAGGATCTAGACCTCACCAGTGTTCTGCCTGAAGTCTCATGGGAAGTTGAGCCAGAGCATTTGAATAAGCCACTCCCCGGTTTTGGATCCTCAGAAGCTAAACACTTCTTGTCTCTCAGCATCTAAATTTTTGTTGCACAATAGGCAATAGCTCCGGGGAGATATCAGGAGAATGACATTTAAGGGCGGACTAGAGGTATGAACAGCAAAGTTGTCCAATACTGTCTGGCTTAGATGAAGGTCTGAGTTCTCTGGCAAGCTTGAGTACTATGGTATGGAGATTCTTGCAGGTGTCATGAGGTGTCAGAGTCCTGGGTCATGACAGTATTTGGCTTTACTGCTGAAGTGCCTGTCCTTTGATAACCTGTCAGTTTTACAAAGGTTCCTGTTCTAGGACACATAGAGTAATAGCCAGGGGGCTATCTCTGTGTCCATCTTCTGTGGGTGATCATACTTAGGGTGCTTGCTACCAGGACCAAATTTCCTGCTATTGTCTCCTTAGGGATGTGTAGGAAGCAGAGGTACAGAAAGGGAATGTCATGGTTGTTTGTATTTATCTGTATAGAGAACACAGGTATAAATATGAAAAGACAGAATATCCCCTGGCTTGGTCAACCACTGCTCTTggagatggcaaaaagcaaggaTGCCCAGTCCTCCCGAAACTTATGGTACAGAAATTCTTGCAGAAGTTGCCATTTAGGAATGAGTTCAAGAACGGATGGAGGCATAAGTTGACATAGCTGAGGCTGGTGACGGCATAGGAGATACTAATAACCAGGAATATGTGGGGCATGCCTGtagtgtatatacacatatagtgtAGGAATATGGAGGGCCGCCACAGAGGCCAGgtggaagggcatccagcagaGGAAGCACACCGCCAACACAGTGAGGACCAGGACAGTTATCTTCCTCTGGCCTTGCCCGGAACCTTGGTGCCAGAGGAGCGTCATGGTCCGAGGTCTGTGCAGCAGGTCCACTTATGACCTGCAGGTGACGCTCAATGGCACTGCAAAGCTGCGAGCCAACAGATATATGTGGCTGGCCTGAAACCAAGCCCACTCTGGCCTCGGGAAACAGCCCACAGCTGGGTGCCTGTAACTCATTGCTGCAAACATGGGCAAAGGAACAGAAGAGCGGAACCATGATGGTGACAGCTAGCCAGATACAAAGGCTGGCAACTTTTGTCCCCTCTGGGTGTGCCTAGGCAATTGGCACCATTGCACAGTGGCCAGCACCACTAAGTAGCACCCCACACTCATCACAACCGAGGCGTAGATGTAATAGTCAGTGGTCAGCACCAGTTTGCAGAATGGCTCCCCAAAGGGCCAGTGCTGTAGCCGGTACTCAGTGATGTTGGCTGGGAACACCAGCACAAAGAGCCCATCAGCAATAGCGAGGTTCAGGGCAAACACATTAGTTACTGTTTTCATCTTTGGTGCCCTCAGGATCACATAATGATAGCCAAGTTACCAGTTAGACCCACAGCACAGATCACGGAGTAGCTGTTGACAGGTTATGTTGGCAGGAGCTGGCAGGAGCATGTGGCACACAGTAGCTCTGCACAGTGGCTCAGAGAAGGTGGTATTGGGCTTCTGGGCTCTAAGGGTATTTCTGATTCTGTCTGTAGGCACTAGGGGAGCTGTGTATTTTTGTCATGCATCTTGGTAGATctcatgcctcctcctcctcctcttcttctttccttttttttggggggtggggtgggggcagagtttctctgtgtgtaaccTTGACTATTCTAGAACTTCTTGACCATGGTGGTTTTGTACTCACAGAGAtatacctcctgagtgctgggattagacatAAACTACCACTGCCTACTTCTAAGCATGCACACAGTGTGTacattgcatgtatgtgtgggccCGTGTTTGCTTGCATGGGTTTCTGAGGGTAGCTCTGCACTATATTCAAAGGAGTCTGTATGTATCCTTGTATAAATATTGGGCTGGAGGACTGCTTGTCTTCATATGAAGTCAAATGTTGACCATAGACAAcctatttctgtttctgtcttttatcAGCCatgagaggccatggagaaaGGTGCTTGTTCCTACACTGGCTCCTGGCCCCTTCCCTGTGGCACTCGGGGAAACTACTGGAAGCCAAGACCTTCTCTATACTCCTTGCATACTTTTCCCTAAATGGGAACTGCTCAGTCAGTCCTAGTCATGAATAGCTGGGCTGCCTCTCTGGCTGTGCTTTTGTGGCAGTATTGTGTTGAAGATGAGCTGCCAGTTTAATTTGGATACTTTTTCTTCGTCTACATACACAtggtggtgggagggggaagATGGAGTAGTTTGGTTTTAGCCTGGGGGGATGTGACTGTCCATTGAAGCTTTGCCCAGTGCCTTCTGGGGTACAAAGCCATCACCCCACATCCACAGGTCAGCTTCTTCTGTGAGTTAATCTCCCAAGTCTTTTTGTTCCATGTTTTTTTCTGAGCTGGATCCGGATAGGAGTATGGACAGTGACCCTGAGTGCCTCAAGGTTA contains:
- the Npbwr2 gene encoding LOW QUALITY PROTEIN: neuropeptides B/W receptor type 2 (The sequence of the model RefSeq protein was modified relative to this genomic sequence to represent the inferred CDS: inserted 4 bases in 3 codons; deleted 1 base in 1 codon; substituted 1 base at 1 genomic stop codon), with product MTTESTGQLYADKIRGRKTRYSVICAVGLTGNLAIIXVILRAPKMKTVTNVFALNLAIADGLFVLVFPANITEYRLQHWPFGEPFCKLVLTTDYYIYASVVMSVGCYLVVLATVQWCQLPRHTQRGXKVASLCIWLAVTIMVPLFCSFAHVCSNELQAPSCGLXFPRPEWAWFQASHIYLLARSFAVPLSVTCRSXVDLLHRPRTMTLLWHQGSGQGQRKITVLVLTVLAVCFLCWMPFHLASVAALHIPTLYVYITTGMPHIFLVISISYAVTSLSYVNLCLHPFLNSFLNGNFCKNFCTISFGRTGHPCFLPSPRAVVDQARGYSVFSYLYLCSLYR